In Leptospira harrisiae, a genomic segment contains:
- a CDS encoding LIC_11548 family sensor histidine kinase, whose product MPIRFFKILPRLSDENRYYLRDIFIFFLTLAVSVAFSELVFFRQEEDISFFSKLDTYVFILIPFFILSLILSYVYRNRRNRETGKIRSSIRYRLTLAFLFVALVPSLPIFILSSNLTGRLIEGFYRVDISNALRSANLIIQNEEKEIESEFIDKVSILRSRLFGVKPDGYIVFRKSVENGLFEKNEYYLGIVESGKLSFESKGLFRDIKGLDFVDSKQSGIFVSRLYLSDKSYILCKFYLDQGTQVYVGQRIHKGLEADVQSIVNATSTYEKVSLWKEKIPFSVRITIASFSFAMFLIAILFSFLFARRISRPIIHLANATKKVSLGESDIRLEKTEEGEMGILIDSFNQMVSDLNAKSEELMHTQRIAAWKEVAQRMAHEIKNPLTPIQLSAQRIQRKFQNPKSENLESVIFDATETIIGQVRVLEHLVKEFSEFARMPVPVLINQKLNPILEEAVALFKDTTDIEFELKFAENLPEVFLDKRLFLGVINNLIKNAVEAIQSAENSKDDMDILSLRRKKIRIMSKLQKKALRKSIVIEIDDSGPGLKQEWKEKIFEPYFSTKENHGSGIGLAIVQKTIIDHHGHISVEDSKLGGCKFRIELPLDIH is encoded by the coding sequence ATGCCAATTAGATTTTTCAAAATACTACCTAGGTTGTCCGACGAGAATCGATATTACTTAAGAGATATTTTTATCTTTTTTCTTACCTTAGCTGTGTCTGTTGCTTTTTCTGAACTAGTTTTTTTTAGACAAGAAGAAGATATATCCTTTTTCTCAAAACTAGATACTTATGTTTTTATTCTCATTCCATTTTTTATTTTATCCTTAATTCTAAGTTATGTTTATCGGAACCGGCGCAATAGAGAAACAGGGAAAATTAGAAGTTCGATTCGATACCGTCTAACTCTTGCTTTTTTGTTCGTTGCTCTTGTTCCTTCCTTACCAATTTTTATTCTATCTTCCAATTTGACGGGGAGGCTCATTGAGGGATTTTATCGAGTGGATATTTCCAATGCACTTCGATCTGCAAATTTAATCATTCAAAATGAAGAAAAAGAAATAGAATCTGAATTTATTGATAAAGTTAGCATTTTGCGTTCTAGACTTTTTGGTGTAAAACCTGACGGATACATAGTGTTTCGTAAAAGTGTTGAAAATGGTTTATTTGAAAAAAATGAATATTATTTAGGTATTGTCGAGTCAGGAAAACTTAGTTTTGAATCTAAAGGTTTGTTCCGTGATATCAAAGGTTTAGATTTTGTAGACTCAAAGCAGAGTGGAATTTTTGTAAGCCGCCTGTATTTAAGTGACAAGTCGTATATCCTATGTAAGTTTTATTTGGATCAAGGGACACAGGTCTACGTTGGACAAAGAATACACAAAGGACTAGAAGCTGATGTTCAGAGTATAGTGAATGCAACTTCAACGTATGAAAAAGTAAGTCTTTGGAAAGAAAAAATTCCGTTCAGTGTAAGGATTACTATTGCATCATTTTCTTTTGCAATGTTTCTCATTGCCATTTTGTTTTCTTTTTTATTTGCGAGACGAATTTCTCGCCCTATCATTCATTTGGCTAACGCAACAAAGAAAGTATCGTTAGGTGAATCTGACATACGTTTGGAAAAAACAGAAGAAGGCGAAATGGGAATTCTCATTGATAGTTTTAATCAAATGGTCAGTGACTTAAATGCAAAGTCAGAAGAACTTATGCATACTCAAAGAATTGCTGCTTGGAAAGAAGTGGCACAGCGAATGGCCCATGAAATTAAGAATCCACTGACTCCTATTCAACTTTCGGCACAAAGAATCCAAAGAAAATTCCAAAATCCAAAATCCGAAAACTTAGAATCTGTAATATTTGATGCGACTGAAACCATCATTGGTCAAGTGCGGGTTCTTGAACATCTTGTGAAAGAGTTTAGTGAATTTGCAAGAATGCCTGTCCCTGTTCTCATCAATCAAAAACTAAATCCAATTTTAGAAGAAGCAGTGGCTCTTTTTAAAGATACAACTGATATTGAATTTGAATTAAAATTTGCGGAAAATTTACCAGAAGTATTTCTCGATAAACGGTTGTTTTTGGGTGTCATTAATAACTTAATTAAAAATGCGGTTGAGGCTATCCAATCGGCAGAAAATTCTAAAGATGACATGGATATTTTGAGTTTAAGACGGAAAAAAATTCGTATCATGTCAAAATTGCAAAAAAAAGCACTACGCAAATCGATTGTGATCGAAATTGATGATTCGGGACCTGGTTTGAAACAGGAATGGAAAGAAAAAATTTTTGAACCTTATTTTTCGACAAAGGAAAATCATGGATCGGGAATTGGACTTGCAATCGTCCAGAAGACCATTATTGATCATCATGGGCATATTTCTGTCGAAGATTCTAAGTTAGGTGGCTGTAAGTTTAGAATCGAACTTCCGCTGGATATTCATTAA
- the rimM gene encoding ribosome maturation factor RimM (Essential for efficient processing of 16S rRNA): MSTKPSLVKVGVIGSSHGIKGFIKIFTEGDTLNSVKPPFTCTVEDPRGNQSTIQIEELKLNGNHYLAKLKGFETPETVIKYRGFSLLWKREDLPKATEGEIYTEDLVGLIAISKETSQSLNYVVTQVIDNPAHPILELKPKTGEGETVLIPFLHQFVGDWNLESKTLEIIGWEQWIEV, from the coding sequence TTGTCGACTAAACCAAGTTTAGTGAAAGTGGGGGTCATTGGATCCTCACATGGAATCAAAGGGTTCATCAAAATTTTCACCGAAGGTGATACCTTAAATTCCGTCAAACCACCGTTCACCTGCACAGTTGAAGACCCTCGTGGGAATCAGTCTACCATCCAAATCGAGGAACTCAAACTCAATGGAAATCATTACCTAGCCAAACTAAAGGGTTTTGAAACTCCAGAAACTGTCATCAAATACCGTGGATTTTCTTTGTTATGGAAAAGGGAAGATTTACCTAAAGCCACTGAAGGCGAAATTTACACCGAAGATTTAGTCGGTCTCATTGCCATTTCCAAAGAAACGAGCCAATCGTTGAATTATGTAGTGACCCAAGTCATAGACAACCCCGCTCATCCCATTTTGGAACTAAAACCAAAAACTGGCGAAGGCGAAACAGTCCTCATTCCTTTTCTCCATCAGTTTGTGGGGGATTGGAACTTAGAATCCAAAACCTTAGAAATCATAGGCTGGGAGCAGTGGATTGAAGTTTAA
- the rpsP gene encoding 30S ribosomal protein S16: MVKLRLQRTGTKADPHYRIVAADIRAPRDGKFIEAIGHFHPSTSSVKKATFNEEKTLSWLKKGAQPTDTVLALLKKDDVWSKFKG, translated from the coding sequence TTGGTTAAATTAAGATTACAAAGAACGGGAACAAAAGCAGACCCGCACTATCGCATCGTAGCAGCAGACATTCGTGCTCCACGTGACGGAAAGTTCATTGAAGCGATTGGGCATTTTCACCCATCCACTTCCTCTGTGAAAAAAGCAACTTTCAATGAAGAGAAAACTCTTTCTTGGTTAAAAAAAGGTGCTCAACCTACTGATACAGTTCTTGCTCTTTTGAAAAAAGACGACGTTTGGTCAAAATTCAAAGGTTAA
- a CDS encoding PASTA domain-containing protein, whose translation MKEKFLKILPYSGYVLFVGLGLLVFFVAAFLVVVVRTKEEQKVMMPYVIGKNYIEVHNELQRLQLKVRLETQRIPEKTDGIILAQSIDPGKEVEAGSKLYLTVNIGFDRVTIPDVKGQDLKRAKAILEKVLSGEVYVPLQIGGITYVPAVGDEPADTIIDQIPAPGKETHSGEKIYLLVTEPNIEKKSNQSANDVLDSTKFVGTPVPFVVDFLQRKKIPYRLKEATKPEFRESNGLTSSFELKQTGAEVGVYYLKPSESLVQDYEYLEYEVDDDDLYSAKLSYTKPGEDTEVEKEILTNQKLKEDEPVRFLIHRAGNVKVSLVGKESGVAKVWKLKGTY comes from the coding sequence GTGAAAGAAAAGTTTCTAAAAATCCTACCTTACAGTGGTTATGTTCTATTTGTTGGTTTGGGGCTCCTCGTATTTTTTGTAGCAGCCTTTCTTGTGGTCGTTGTTCGAACCAAAGAAGAACAAAAGGTAATGATGCCTTATGTGATTGGCAAAAACTACATTGAGGTTCATAACGAATTACAAAGACTCCAACTCAAAGTCCGTTTAGAAACCCAAAGAATCCCTGAAAAAACCGACGGGATCATTCTGGCTCAATCCATTGATCCTGGTAAAGAAGTAGAAGCCGGATCTAAACTTTATCTTACAGTGAATATTGGATTTGATCGAGTCACCATTCCTGATGTCAAAGGACAAGATTTAAAACGTGCCAAAGCCATTTTAGAAAAAGTATTATCCGGTGAAGTGTATGTTCCATTACAAATTGGTGGGATTACATATGTGCCTGCTGTGGGTGATGAACCTGCTGACACAATCATTGACCAAATTCCGGCTCCAGGAAAGGAAACACATTCCGGCGAAAAAATTTACTTACTCGTTACAGAACCAAATATTGAAAAAAAATCCAACCAATCAGCGAATGATGTATTGGATTCCACAAAGTTTGTAGGAACACCCGTTCCCTTTGTTGTCGATTTTTTACAAAGAAAAAAAATTCCTTATCGTTTGAAAGAAGCCACCAAACCAGAGTTTCGTGAATCAAATGGACTTACTTCTTCCTTTGAATTAAAACAGACTGGAGCGGAAGTTGGTGTTTATTATTTAAAACCTTCGGAGTCCCTGGTTCAGGATTATGAATATTTGGAATATGAAGTGGATGATGATGATCTTTACTCTGCAAAACTGAGTTATACAAAACCTGGGGAAGATACAGAAGTCGAAAAAGAAATCTTAACCAACCAAAAACTAAAAGAAGATGAACCTGTGCGTTTTCTCATCCATAGAGCAGGAAATGTAAAAGTCAGTTTAGTCGGAAAAGAATCCGGAGTGGCCAAGGTTTGGAAATTAAAGGGAACTTATTAA
- the priA gene encoding replication restart helicase PriA, with protein MIQFAEVALNLSWESRTLTYEIPQSIENLRPGVRVLVPLNGKEWEGVVIEIHSNEPNYESLSILKQIDLEPVLTDEQLDLAEWMSENYLSSLGEALFLMVPKGKKRKQEKQSPVHIQFELLHPLNPSQKKALDEIVTNKKSNTHLLYGITGSGKTEVYLHLMAEVLRKPKGSVIFLVPEISLTYPTITRIERIFPGQVAVLHSHLRTSEKFQNYLDLKEGKKRICIGTRSAVFAPLSDIELIILDEEHDGSYKEHGAPRYHTRQVALQRILKTNGKLLLGSATPSLEIFYLAKAGQIGYSELKERANPEASLPTVEITEKKEDSELLSGDLQFKIADRLKKEEQTIILLNRRGYNPFIYSVATKEFIHCPKCTATLCYHSDKTVRCHLCGYKSTFSNLKQVHGDELDLFGAGTQKLEEYLLSHFPKARIERLDQDSSKNKEVTRDVLEKLGEGNLDILTGTQMIAKGLDYANVTLVGILNANHGLGVPDFRSSERTYSLISQVAGRAGRGEKKGEVLIQSNDPEHPVLKMAMEQNYPAFFDWELTFRRDLFYPPFSRLARLVFRSKYEDIANKQSVVYAEYLKENMDASVTLLGPSQCPFYKIDNNFRYHILLKSKSITVLRNLLRETKAKFKIDSKCYIEYDLDPLELV; from the coding sequence ATGATCCAATTCGCAGAAGTGGCCCTCAATCTTTCATGGGAAAGTAGAACTCTCACTTATGAAATTCCTCAATCAATCGAGAATTTGCGACCAGGTGTTCGTGTCCTCGTTCCCTTAAATGGCAAGGAATGGGAAGGAGTTGTGATTGAGATTCATTCAAATGAGCCAAATTATGAATCTCTTTCCATTTTGAAACAAATTGATTTAGAGCCAGTTCTAACGGATGAACAATTGGATTTGGCAGAGTGGATGTCTGAAAACTATTTGTCTTCTCTCGGAGAAGCACTGTTTCTTATGGTTCCGAAAGGAAAAAAAAGAAAACAGGAAAAACAAAGTCCTGTACATATCCAATTTGAATTATTACATCCGTTAAATCCTTCACAAAAAAAAGCATTGGATGAAATTGTTACCAATAAAAAATCCAACACACATTTGTTATATGGGATTACGGGAAGTGGTAAAACCGAGGTGTATCTTCATCTTATGGCAGAGGTTTTACGAAAACCTAAAGGATCCGTTATTTTTCTTGTTCCGGAAATTTCTCTCACTTACCCAACCATCACAAGGATCGAAAGAATTTTCCCCGGGCAAGTGGCGGTTTTACATTCTCATCTAAGAACTTCGGAAAAATTTCAAAACTATCTGGATCTAAAGGAGGGAAAAAAACGAATTTGTATCGGAACCCGATCTGCAGTCTTTGCCCCTTTGTCCGACATCGAATTAATCATATTAGATGAAGAACATGACGGATCTTACAAAGAACATGGAGCCCCTCGTTACCATACCCGCCAAGTGGCATTACAAAGAATTTTAAAAACAAACGGTAAATTATTGTTAGGTTCTGCTACTCCGAGTCTTGAAATTTTTTACTTAGCCAAAGCGGGCCAAATTGGTTATTCGGAACTAAAAGAAAGAGCTAATCCAGAGGCATCACTTCCAACAGTAGAAATTACGGAAAAAAAAGAAGATAGTGAACTCCTTTCGGGCGATTTGCAGTTTAAAATTGCGGACCGGTTGAAAAAGGAAGAACAAACCATCATCCTTCTGAATCGCCGAGGTTATAATCCCTTTATTTATTCCGTAGCCACAAAAGAATTCATTCATTGTCCAAAATGTACAGCTACACTTTGTTATCATTCTGACAAAACTGTTAGGTGTCACCTCTGCGGGTATAAATCTACTTTTAGTAATTTAAAACAAGTTCATGGAGATGAGTTGGACTTGTTTGGTGCCGGTACACAAAAATTAGAAGAATATTTGCTTTCCCATTTTCCTAAAGCAAGGATCGAACGTTTAGACCAAGACAGTTCCAAAAATAAAGAAGTTACTCGCGATGTACTTGAAAAGTTAGGTGAAGGAAATTTAGACATTTTGACTGGTACACAAATGATAGCCAAGGGTCTAGATTATGCAAATGTCACACTTGTAGGAATTTTAAATGCCAATCATGGACTAGGGGTTCCTGACTTTCGCAGTAGCGAAAGAACCTATTCACTGATTTCGCAAGTTGCGGGTAGGGCAGGTCGGGGTGAAAAAAAAGGAGAAGTCCTCATCCAATCCAATGATCCCGAACATCCAGTGCTAAAAATGGCGATGGAACAAAACTATCCTGCATTTTTTGACTGGGAGTTGACATTTCGTAGAGATCTGTTTTATCCACCTTTTTCTCGTTTGGCGAGACTTGTTTTCAGGTCTAAATACGAAGACATTGCTAACAAACAATCTGTTGTTTACGCAGAATATTTAAAAGAAAATATGGATGCATCTGTTACCCTTCTTGGGCCAAGCCAATGTCCTTTTTATAAAATTGATAATAACTTCAGATACCATATTTTGTTAAAATCAAAATCTATCACCGTTTTACGTAATCTATTGCGGGAAACAAAAGCTAAATTTAAAATCGATTCCAAATGTTATATTGAATATGATTTGGATCCTCTGGAACTTGTTTAA
- the hprK gene encoding HPr(Ser) kinase/phosphatase has protein sequence MPVPGITVDTILRDHEDLQLVLVTGEAGLSNRINNAEINRPGLSLTGFFDFFANDRIQILGKGEWAYLNSLSEDKLQEITEKFFEFHLNCIIYTHGNEPQVPFVERARTKGIPLFKTEIATHRFITLISQILDRALAPRTMRHGVLIEVFGIGTLLTGRSGVGKSETALELIERGHRLVADDMVEIRRLSESYLIGSCSDLLRHHMEIRGLGILNIKDLFGVGSVRDHKLIELIINLKEWEEQTSGEYERTGIEQSMEEILGVSVPYIEIPVKPGRNIPIIVETAAMNQRLRKMGKNSAKEFSNKLNTYIQQSSIETNPIKD, from the coding sequence ATGCCAGTTCCAGGGATCACTGTTGATACTATTTTAAGGGATCATGAAGACCTTCAGTTGGTTTTAGTGACTGGTGAAGCTGGTTTATCCAATCGGATTAATAATGCTGAAATCAATCGTCCTGGACTTTCGCTTACAGGATTTTTTGATTTTTTTGCCAATGATAGAATTCAGATCTTAGGAAAAGGAGAATGGGCATATCTCAATTCTCTTTCTGAAGATAAACTTCAAGAAATTACAGAAAAGTTTTTTGAATTTCATTTGAACTGTATCATTTACACTCACGGAAATGAACCCCAAGTTCCTTTTGTGGAGAGAGCTAGAACAAAAGGAATTCCACTTTTTAAAACAGAGATTGCAACTCACAGGTTCATTACTCTGATTTCACAAATTCTAGATCGTGCACTTGCTCCACGAACAATGCGCCATGGTGTTCTGATTGAAGTATTCGGAATAGGAACTTTGTTAACAGGTCGTTCTGGTGTTGGAAAAAGTGAAACCGCTTTGGAACTAATTGAACGTGGTCACAGGCTTGTGGCTGACGATATGGTAGAAATACGTCGCTTAAGTGAAAGTTATTTGATTGGCTCCTGCTCGGATCTTCTGCGCCATCATATGGAAATTCGAGGTTTGGGAATTTTAAACATCAAAGATTTGTTTGGCGTTGGTTCGGTGCGAGACCATAAGTTAATTGAATTAATTATCAATTTAAAAGAATGGGAAGAACAAACTTCTGGTGAATACGAAAGAACGGGAATTGAACAAAGTATGGAAGAAATCCTTGGGGTTTCGGTTCCGTATATAGAAATTCCTGTCAAACCGGGAAGGAATATACCTATAATCGTTGAAACAGCTGCTATGAACCAACGATTACGAAAAATGGGAAAAAATAGTGCAAAAGAATTTTCTAATAAATTAAATACATACATCCAACAGAGTTCCATTGAAACAAATCCAATTAAAGATTAG
- a CDS encoding HPr family phosphocarrier protein, with translation MKQIQLKIREDSSGLHARPASLFVKMAASFPCEIFVIKDDIEVNGKSIMGLMMLALGPGTEFSVKADGKGEEEALLALEALVGRNFEANAN, from the coding sequence TTGAAACAAATCCAATTAAAGATTAGAGAAGATAGTAGCGGGTTACATGCAAGACCTGCATCATTGTTTGTAAAGATGGCTGCAAGTTTTCCTTGCGAAATTTTTGTAATTAAAGATGATATTGAAGTCAATGGAAAATCAATTATGGGCTTGATGATGTTGGCACTTGGACCCGGAACTGAGTTTTCTGTAAAAGCAGATGGCAAAGGAGAAGAGGAGGCATTGTTAGCGTTAGAAGCGTTGGTTGGTCGAAATTTTGAAGCCAATGCCAATTAG
- a CDS encoding KH domain-containing protein codes for MESLVRYIVTSLVDQPEQVAVNQVPGEEETVIELRVAAKDLGKVIGKNGRIAKSLRTVLQAAGTKQGKNYTLEIVD; via the coding sequence ATGGAATCCTTAGTTCGTTATATCGTTACATCTCTCGTTGACCAACCAGAACAAGTGGCTGTCAACCAAGTCCCCGGAGAGGAAGAAACAGTGATCGAACTTCGGGTAGCAGCAAAAGACCTAGGTAAGGTGATCGGGAAAAATGGAAGGATTGCAAAATCTTTGCGTACTGTTTTACAAGCAGCCGGAACCAAACAAGGCAAAAACTATACTTTAGAAATTGTCGACTAA
- the fmt gene encoding methionyl-tRNA formyltransferase: MKLSIGYFGSPEHSKELLSILLDAGIHVDFVVTNIDKPVGRKQIITPTPVKELAIAKGIPVIQSSKLRTDEEAQKQILSYGSPVHIVYAYGSIVPENVFQDPKFGSINLHGSLLPKYRGASPVQSFLLSGEENSGFTIQFLAKEVDSGDIISQKSWKVKQAETTASLLQSITKEGAEELIRLLRELESTGTAWTSKPQNANEATHCKKITANDRPIQWSEPAKNIHNRIRALYPDPLAVTEFRGKKLILISSFLPKADEEPVPIPPDLAPGSFFLYQKKRLFCLCGDGNLLGIDTLQPEGKKPMKGFEFFNGARVLAGESFT; this comes from the coding sequence ATGAAACTCTCAATTGGATACTTTGGATCTCCAGAACACTCTAAAGAATTACTTTCTATCTTACTCGACGCTGGAATCCACGTTGATTTTGTTGTGACCAATATCGACAAACCGGTGGGAAGAAAACAAATCATCACACCCACACCCGTTAAGGAACTGGCGATTGCAAAAGGAATCCCCGTCATCCAGTCGTCGAAACTCCGAACCGATGAAGAGGCACAAAAACAAATTTTATCCTATGGTTCTCCCGTTCATATTGTTTATGCCTACGGATCGATCGTTCCCGAGAATGTCTTCCAAGATCCGAAATTTGGAAGCATCAATCTCCACGGAAGTTTGTTACCGAAATACCGCGGCGCTTCTCCCGTCCAAAGTTTTCTTTTGAGTGGAGAGGAAAACTCAGGATTTACGATTCAGTTTTTAGCCAAGGAAGTGGATTCGGGCGATATCATTTCCCAAAAATCCTGGAAAGTGAAGCAAGCGGAGACCACAGCATCTCTTTTGCAATCGATTACAAAAGAAGGGGCAGAAGAACTCATTCGTCTTTTACGAGAACTGGAATCTACGGGAACCGCTTGGACTTCGAAGCCGCAGAATGCCAATGAGGCAACTCACTGCAAAAAAATCACGGCAAACGACCGTCCCATCCAATGGTCGGAACCGGCAAAAAACATCCACAACCGGATTCGTGCCTTGTATCCTGATCCTTTGGCTGTAACTGAATTTCGGGGAAAAAAACTGATCCTTATCTCTTCCTTTCTCCCGAAAGCCGATGAGGAACCCGTTCCGATTCCACCGGATCTCGCACCTGGTTCCTTTTTCCTATACCAGAAAAAAAGGCTTTTCTGCCTCTGTGGAGACGGAAACCTGCTTGGTATAGATACCTTACAACCCGAAGGGAAAAAACCCATGAAAGGATTTGAGTTTTTTAATGGGGCGCGGGTTTTAGCCGGAGAATCATTTACGTGA
- a CDS encoding sigma-54-dependent transcriptional regulator, giving the protein MQKLIYILDDEKEIRKSLRVILEDEDYAVEDFANGKALLKSLAKERPSLVLLDVWVGKEDGLAILDECKKLYSSLPIVMISGHGTIELAVNATKKGAVDFLEKPLSIEKVIQTIESALEKTKDHEIPEFQLEVDEILGESLPIKRVKFAIFQAAQTNARVFIFGENGTGKELTARAIHQNSKRKDEPYIEFNCAAIPEETLEQELFGYEIHGNQSKSETKIGKWEAAANGTLFLDEVCDLTPALQSKVLKVILEQKLERVGGKESVPVDVRIIAATNSNVEEAIREGRFREDLYYALSVIPMELPPLRERNLDIPLLAEFYLNKSISENKLSPKTIDREGLDALTSHFWPGNVRELGNILERLSILVPGDTIRAKDVKEALHGFKKANEMVARGDLKHAKEEFERQYIIKTLQICEGNVTRTSKALGIERTHLYRKLRSLNISVEQLNEG; this is encoded by the coding sequence ATGCAAAAACTAATTTATATTCTTGATGATGAAAAAGAAATTCGGAAGTCACTTCGAGTGATTTTAGAAGATGAAGATTATGCAGTGGAAGATTTTGCAAATGGAAAAGCTCTGCTTAAGTCTTTGGCAAAAGAAAGACCCTCTCTTGTTTTGTTGGACGTTTGGGTTGGTAAAGAGGATGGTCTGGCTATTTTGGATGAATGCAAAAAATTGTATTCTAGTTTGCCGATTGTGATGATTTCTGGACATGGAACGATTGAACTAGCAGTCAATGCTACTAAAAAAGGCGCTGTTGATTTTTTAGAAAAACCACTTTCCATTGAAAAAGTCATTCAAACAATAGAATCAGCTTTAGAAAAAACAAAAGACCACGAAATCCCAGAATTCCAACTAGAAGTGGATGAAATTTTAGGTGAATCTTTACCCATTAAACGAGTTAAGTTTGCGATTTTTCAAGCCGCACAAACCAACGCTCGTGTTTTTATATTTGGAGAAAATGGAACTGGTAAAGAATTAACAGCAAGGGCAATTCATCAAAATTCCAAAAGGAAAGATGAACCATATATAGAGTTCAATTGTGCTGCCATTCCTGAGGAAACCTTAGAACAGGAGTTATTCGGTTACGAAATCCATGGAAACCAATCTAAAAGTGAAACAAAAATTGGTAAATGGGAAGCTGCCGCGAATGGAACTTTGTTTTTGGATGAAGTTTGTGATTTAACTCCTGCCTTACAATCTAAAGTATTAAAAGTAATCCTCGAACAAAAATTAGAACGAGTGGGTGGAAAAGAATCTGTCCCTGTGGATGTTCGTATCATTGCTGCCACAAACTCCAATGTAGAAGAAGCCATTCGCGAAGGTAGGTTTCGTGAAGATTTATACTATGCTTTAAGTGTAATCCCAATGGAGTTACCTCCACTTCGTGAAAGGAATTTGGACATTCCTTTACTCGCAGAATTTTATTTGAATAAATCCATTTCTGAAAATAAACTATCACCAAAAACTATTGATAGAGAAGGACTAGATGCCCTTACTTCCCATTTTTGGCCTGGAAATGTGAGGGAACTAGGAAATATTTTAGAACGGCTAAGTATTCTTGTTCCTGGCGATACCATCCGTGCGAAGGATGTAAAGGAAGCACTGCATGGTTTTAAAAAAGCCAACGAAATGGTTGCTCGCGGTGATCTAAAACATGCCAAAGAAGAGTTCGAACGTCAATATATCATTAAAACCTTACAGATCTGCGAGGGGAATGTGACAAGAACTTCGAAAGCATTGGGAATTGAACGAACCCATTTGTATCGAAAATTACGTTCCTTAAATATTTCAGTAGAACAGTTGAACGAAGGTTAG
- the rpe gene encoding ribulose-phosphate 3-epimerase — MKISASILAAKLTGLSQELPTYKQENIDLIHIDVMDGNFVPQISFGEAFTKEVKSHTQIPLDVHLMVSNPELHVPKYFDLNPYCITFHIETTNFSVRLAEEIRKAGIKVGVSLNPQTPPESISQILPYLDLVLLMTVDPGFYGQSFVKSGFEKIAAVRKLTKPYNIELEVDGGVNESNMEELAKLGVDITVVGSGLYKTGDPNAQGKKLKELAASARTRS, encoded by the coding sequence ATGAAAATTTCTGCATCGATCCTTGCTGCAAAATTAACGGGACTCTCACAGGAGCTTCCGACGTACAAACAAGAAAATATTGACCTCATCCATATTGATGTGATGGACGGAAACTTTGTCCCTCAAATCTCTTTTGGGGAAGCTTTTACTAAAGAAGTAAAGTCCCATACCCAAATCCCACTCGATGTACATTTGATGGTAAGTAACCCCGAACTCCACGTTCCCAAATACTTTGACCTAAATCCTTATTGTATCACCTTCCATATTGAAACCACAAACTTCTCAGTGAGACTCGCAGAAGAGATCCGAAAGGCAGGAATCAAAGTCGGAGTTTCTCTCAATCCGCAAACACCTCCGGAATCTATTTCCCAAATCCTTCCGTATTTGGATCTTGTGTTACTCATGACTGTGGATCCAGGATTTTACGGACAGTCCTTTGTAAAATCTGGTTTCGAAAAAATAGCGGCGGTTCGTAAACTCACGAAACCCTACAATATCGAACTAGAAGTGGACGGTGGTGTGAACGAATCCAATATGGAAGAACTAGCAAAACTTGGTGTGGACATTACAGTTGTGGGTTCGGGACTCTATAAAACGGGAGATCCGAACGCACAGGGTAAAAAATTAAAAGAACTCGCTGCAAGTGCTAGAACTCGCTCTTGA